From Ovis aries strain OAR_USU_Benz2616 breed Rambouillet chromosome 21, ARS-UI_Ramb_v3.0, whole genome shotgun sequence, a single genomic window includes:
- the LOC101109050 gene encoding upstream-binding factor 1-like protein 1: MAMPKSQDDWSKEDIVQLLESMEKNIPSNERYTFKATQSVMDWGKVAFKDFSGEMCKLKWLEISYNLRKFRTLKELVLEAKENVNNFKSKIHKKHPDLPKKPLTAYLRFFKEMRPQYLQKHPKMSNKELTKVLSEEYRKLPEQLRLKYSQDFQKEKQEFQEKMALFREQHPDLVQNSKKPGVPKRSQSKVPKKFQENVQKVKSPPENHLPMKSKFHGEPEKPPMNAYHKFHQDLWSSRELKVVPPRERMVEISRRWQRVPQDQKELYKKQAEELQTQYRVDLDLWLRTLSPEEYAAYREATCAKRKNMSMTGGPNPKIRRMSLQSPSSGNLQGRLREDQGLQASESESSDMIGEHSLPSGRSEENEEDAEDATNSSGQCREDEDCGSEQWG, encoded by the coding sequence ATGGCAATGCCTAAAAGTCAAGATGACTGGTCCAAGGAAGACATTGTGCAGTTACTGGAAAGTATGGAGAAAAATATTCCATCCAATGAGAGGTACACGTTCAAAGCAACCCAGTCAGTGATGGACTGGGGCAAAGTAgcttttaaagacttttctgGGGAAATGTGCAAACTCAAATGGTTAGAGATTTCCTATAACTTGAGAAAGTTTCGCACTTTGAAAGAATTAGTCCTGGAAGCTAAGGAAAACGTTaataatttcaaaagcaaaatacaCAAGAAACATCCTGATTTACCCAAGAAGCCCCTGACAGCTTATCTCCgcttttttaaagagatgagacCTCAGTACCTCCAAAAACATCCCAAGATGAGCAACAAGGAGCTGACCAAAGTTCTGTCTGAGGAATACAGGAAGCTGCCAGAACAGCTCAGGCTGAAATACAGTCAAGatttccagaaagagaaacaggagTTTCAGGAGAAAATGGCTCTGTTCAGAGAACAACACCCTGATCTAGTCCAGAACTCCAAGAAACCTGGTGTCCCCAAACGAAGTCAAAGCAAAGTGCCAAAGAAGTTTCAGGAAAATGTCCAAAAAGTGAAGTCTCCCCCAGAAAACCATTTACCCATGAAATCGAAATTCCACGGAGAGCCCGAGAAGCCCCCGATGAATGCCTATCACAAGTTCCACCAGGATCTCTGGTCGAGCAGGGAGCTGAAAGTGGTGCCCCCGAGGGAGCGCATGGTGGAGATCAGTAGACGCTGGCAGCGGGTCCCCCAGGACCAGAAGGAGCTTTATAAGAAGCAGGCGGAGGAACTGCAGACACAGTACAGGGTGGACCTTGATCTCTGGCTCAGGACTCTGTCTCCTGAAGAATATGCTGCCTACAGAGAGGCGACCTGTGCTAAGCGTAAGAACATGAGCATGACGGGGGGCCCGAACCCCAAGATTAGAAGGATGAGTCTGCAGTCCCCATCATCAGGGAATCTGCAAGGAAGGCTTAGGGAGGACCAGGGGCTTCAGGCTTCAGAGTCAGAATCATCAGACATGATTGGAGAACATTCTCTTCCCTCAGGGAGATcagaagaaaatgaggaagatgCAGAGGATGCCACTAACTCCTCAGGCCAGTGCAGAGAAGATGAAGACTGTGGATCTGAGCAGTGGGGATGA